A region of Oncorhynchus masou masou isolate Uvic2021 chromosome 29, UVic_Omas_1.1, whole genome shotgun sequence DNA encodes the following proteins:
- the arl5a gene encoding ADP-ribosylation factor-like protein 5A, translating to MGILFTKLWRLFNHQEHKVIIVGLDNAGKTTILYQFSMNEVVHTSPTIGSNVEEIVVNNTHFLMWDIGGQESLRSSWNTYYTNTEFVIVVVDSTDRERISVTKEELYRMLAHEDLKKAGLLIFANKQDVKGCMSVAEISQSLQLTSVKDHQWHIQACCALTGEGLCQGLEWMMSRLRVR from the exons ATGGGAATACTTTTCACCAAGCTATGGAGGCTTTTCAATCATCAAG AGCACAAGGTTATTATTGTGGGCCTGGACAATGCGGGGAAGACCACCATACTTTACCAGTT TTCTATGAATGAGGTGGTCCACACGTCTCCTACAATAGGCAGCAACGTGGAGGAGATAGTGGTGAACAACACGCACTTCCTGATGTGGGACATCGGAGGACAGGAGTCCCTGAGATCCTCCTGGAACACGTACTACACTAACACAGAG TTTGTGATCGTAGTGGTGGacagcacagacagagagagaatctcTGTCACCAAAGAGGAGCTCTACAGAATGCTTGCACATGAA GACCTGAAGAAGGCGGGCCTGCTGATTTTTGCTAACAAACAGGATGTGAAAGGCTGTATGTCTGTGGCTGAGATCTCCCAGAGCCTGCAGCTCACCTCAGTCAAAGACCACCAGTGGCACATCCAAGCCTGCTGCGCCCTCACTGGAGAGGG GTTGTGCCAGGGCCTGGAGTGGATGATGTCACGACTGCGGGTTAGATGA